The Glycine soja cultivar W05 chromosome 6, ASM419377v2, whole genome shotgun sequence genome has a window encoding:
- the LOC114417445 gene encoding uncharacterized protein At4g26450-like isoform X3: MQARQRSPRGFYASEYRQQRDGGLGRGRRGGGDIFVEAGRLAAEYLVSQGLLPPNALPPPPKWQQNHKSPAEGGGRQSALTRLGSVDGRRKLGGFDEFGQKGGGRRRGSFNRSNGMDWGKEHRRNGSWSDRVRAGGGEDDDYESGGFTVRHQGEEDQHQYQYQYQQQHQNSVDDASVKSNSNLNEFVPRSEDGGDLNDKDRDKERVNAEVLEVKPSGVGKDASDVDMEVGVGNDLESVSVGLKEVKDGGSSDDDSERLRNVSAQLSDQENSSSGGVVANLVSLCKSVKVPTRRRSSVTRKNLKAENNPDGSGTAQDVGDLQVAEEVVPENESVKGSSSGDLLGEKSYDIVHVDADVAEVEPVHAAEDVKELDAVCKAGEVQYVTCQSGQDSGFMQDNNQESGATLPEYGGCSSLAEERGEKRVAEDDDDVREDNKKLREWVPSLVPKTGGGGYFLHSNPIEVKESSVEDEISHIDKVTMASDQGSLMSSGSQFTEGGDRPFLQCSEEKPSLLSSFRTCDLNLIEASEVHENHVDHPVLIYPPAVSETKKAVPIDIDLTMSHASVSGKFNTHATNGKEIEVIDLENDDSIQEEKSIDNMDRKTETMFPGLEGFSSHAQNAADMHDVQDGYGLMISELLGPDFPNCSSVPGDINSVHNEMGLQSGTGTLAEDDSIYMSLGELSMTDFY; this comes from the exons ATGCAGGCCAGACAACGGAGTCCGCGAGGGTTTTACGCCTCCGAGTACCGCCAGCAGCGTGACGGAGGGCTCGGGAGAGGCCGGAGAGGCGGCGGCGACATTTTCGTTGAGGCAGGGCGGCTTGCGGCGGAGTATTTGGTCTCCCAGGGGCTGCTGCCGCCCAACGCGCTTCCGCCGCCGCCCAAGTGGCAGCAGAACCATAAGAGTCCGGCGGAGGGCGGCGGGCGGCAGTCGGCCCTGACGCGGCTCGGGAGTGTTGATGGGAGGAGGAAATTGGGTGGGTTTGATGAGTTTGGGCAGAAGGGAGGAGGGAGGAGGAGGGGGAGTTTCAACAGGAGCAATGGGATGGATTGGGGGAAGGAGCATAGGAGGAACGGGTCTTGGTCTGATCGGGTTCGTGCCGGTGGTGGTGAGGATGATGATTATGAGAGTGGTGGATTTACTGTTAGACACCAGGGTGAGGAGGATCAGCACCAGTATCAGTACCAGTACCAGCAGCAGCATCAGAATAGTGTTGATGATGCTTCGGTGAAATCGAATTCGAATTTGAATGAATTCGTGCCAAGGAGTGAGGATGGTGGTGATTTGAATGATAAGGATAGGGATAAGGAGAGGGTGAATGCTGAAGTGTTGGAGGTGAAGCCGAGTGGTGTAGGGAAAGATGCGAGTGATGTGGATATGGAGGTTGGTGTTGGTAATGATTTGGAGAGTGTGAGTGTTGGGCTTAAGGAGGTGAAAGATGGTGGCAGCAGCGACGATGATAGTGAGAGATTGAGGAATGTGTCTGCTCAGTTGAGTGATCAGGAGAATAGTAGCTCTGGTGGGGTTGTTGCTAATTTGGTTTCGCTGTGCAAGTCTGTCAAGGTGCCCACCAGGAGGCGATCTTCGGTTACGCGCAAGAATTTGAAGGCCGAGAACAACCCAGATGGGAGTGGGACTGCACAAGATGTCGGGGATCTTCAAGTAGCTGAGGAAGTGGTGCCTGAAAATGAGTCTGTTAAAGGATCCTCATCGGGTGATTTGCTAggtgagaaaagttatgataTAGTACATGTTGACGCGGACGTTGCCGAGGTGGAACCTGTTCATGCTGCTGAGGATGTGAAAGAATTAGATGCTGTGTGTAAAGCCGGGGAAGTTCAGTATGTAACATGTCAATCTGGTCAGGATAGCGGTTTTATGCAGGATAACAACCAAGAGTCTGGTGCTACACTACCAGAGTATGGAGGTTGCAGTTCCTTGGCTGAGGAACGTGGTGAAAAGCGTGTTGccgaagatgatgatgatgtgagGGAGGACAACAAGAAGCTGAGAGAATGGGTGCCTTCCCTTGTTCCTAAGACTGGAGGTGGGGGATACTTTCTGCATAGTAACCCAATTGAAGTGAAAGAGAGCTCAGTAGAAGATGAAATTTCACATATTGACAAAGTGACCATGGCTTCTGATCAGGGGAGCCTGATGAGTAGTGGTTCTCAGTTCACAGAAGGTGGAGATAGACCCTTTCTTCAATGTTCAGAGGAAAAGCCTTCTTTGCTGAGTTCGTTTAGAACCTGTGATCTGAATCTCATTGAAGCATCTGAAGTGCATGAAAATCATGTTGATCATCCAGTTCTGATTTACCCCCCTGCAGTTTCTGAAACAAAGAAAGCTGTGCCAATTGACATAGATCTGACCATGAGTCATGCTAGTGTATCAGGGAAATTCAATACTCATGCAACAAATGGCAAAGAGATTGAAGTAATTGATTTAGAAAATGATGATTCCATTCAAGAAGAGAAGTCAATCGACAATATGGATAGAAA GACAGAGACTATGTTTCCTGGCCTTGAAGGTTTTTCTAGCCATGCTCAAAATGCTGCTGACATGCATGATGTTCAGGATGGATATGGGCTTATGATATCAGAGTTGCTTGGGCCAGATTTCCCTAACTGTTCTTCAGTACCTGGTGACATAAACTCTGTGCACAATGAAATGGGCCTTCAAAGTGGAACG GGGACACTTGCTGAGGATGATTCCATATATATGTCGCTTGGAGAATTAAGTATGACAGATTTTTATTAa
- the LOC114417444 gene encoding chloride channel protein CLC-f-like encodes MSESDQRRLLGASEDDVESGGSELALAVVNGSSGNNNNNNKGFRDLLRLSGHRHSLKRIEKEEDRDRDRDRGIDRDRRDQNRHLHDVDLDSSVDVLGDSAPPEWALLLIGCLIGLTTGLFVALFNKGVHVIHEWVWAGTPVEGAAWLRIQRLADTWHRILLIPVTGGVIVGMMCGLLEILDQIKQSTSSQTQGFDFLAGIFPTIKAIQAAVTLGTGCSLGPEGPSVDIGKSCANGFSLMMEHDRERKIALVAAGAAAGISSGFNAPVAGCFFAIETVLRPLRAENSPPFTTAMIILASVISSTVSNVLQGTQSAFTIPEYDLKSAAELPLYLILGMLCGVISVALTRLVAWFTKLFKIIQDKFGIPTVVCPALGGFGAGIIALKYPGILYWGFTNVEEILRTGKSASAPGIWLLAQLVAAKVIATALCKGSGLVGGLYAPSLMIGAAAGAVFGGFSAEVINSAIPGNTAVAQPPAYALVGMAATLASACSVPLTSVLLLFELTKDYRILLPLMGAVGLAIWVPSVTNRVKESETPDSSKSARGYSPISHAGYDNEDNWRQANDGNDLELRIVDGTNLEPIDKELLLDNLQVSQAMSKQYLKVLSSATLKDAIKCMHDSQQNCVLVVDKEDFLEGILTDGDVKRCLSQKSNDTSNGDSGIVDANTCLVSSVCTRGMSYRGRERGILTCYPNTSLAMAKELMEAKDIKQLPVVKRGVDHSREMKRRIVGLLHYDALWQCLRKDINHRQTAHQNRTDNNLAVKTTNGH; translated from the exons ATGTCGGAGAGCGATCAGCGTCGTCTTCTCGGGGCTTCCGAGGATGACGTGGAGTCTGGAGGGTCGGAATTGGCTTTGGCGGTCGTCAATGGCAGCAgtggcaacaacaacaacaacaacaaaggtttTAGGGATTTGTTAAGGTTGTCGGGTCACCGACACAGTTTGAAGCGCattgagaaagaagaagatagaGATAGAGACAGGGATAGGGGTATAGATAGAGATAGAAGAGATCAAAATCGGCATCTCCACGATGTGGATCTTGATTCTTCTGTTGATGTGCTTGGGGACAGTGCACCTCCTGAATGGGCGTTGCTTCTTATTGGTTGCCTCATTGGACTCACCACTGGGCTATTTGTGGCACTTTTCAATAAAGGG GTGCATGTAATACATGAATGGGTATGGGCTGGTACTCCAGTTGAAGGTGCTGCCTGGCTTCGTATTCAGAGATTGGCTGATACATGGCATCGAATCCTTTTAATACCTGTCACTGGAGGAGTCATTGTTGGCATGATGTGTGGTTTACTGGAAATACTGGACCAAATAAAGCAATCCACTTCCTCTCAAACACAAGGATTTGATTTTCTTGCAGGAATCTTTCCAACAATAAAGGCTATCCAGGCTGCAGTTACTTTAGGTACTGGGTGTTCATTGGGTCCTGAAGGTCCTAGTGTTGATATTGGGAAGTCATGTGCCAATGGATTCTCACTAATGATGGAACACGACAGAGAAAGGAAAATAGCACTTGTTGCGGCTGGTGCAGCAGCTGGTATTTCTTCAG GCTTCAATGCTCCAGTTGCTGGTTGTTTCTTTGCTATTGAAACTGTGCTGAGGCCTCTTCGTGCAGAGAACTCACCCCCATTTACAACTGCCATGATTATATTGGCTTCTGTTATCTCGTCAACTGTATCTAATGTTTTACAGGGGACCCAATCAGCTTTTACAATACCCGAGTATGATTTGAAATCTGCTGCTG AGCTACCTTTATACCTGATATTGGGAATGCTATGTGGTGTTATAAGTGTGGCCCTGACTCGTTTGGTTGCTTGGTTCACCAAATTATTTAAGATTATTCAAGATAAGTTTGGCATTCCTACCGTGGTCTGCCCTGCTTTAGGTGGCTTTGGAGCTGGGATCATTGCTCTTAAATATCCTGGAATATTGTATTGGGGTTTCACAAATGTGGAAGAAATTCTACGTACTGGAAAGAGTGCTTCAGCTCCTGGAATATGGCTTCTGGCTCAATTGGTAGCTGCTAAGGTTATTGCAACGGCTCTTTGCAAGGGATCTGGGCTAGTAGGTGGTCTTTATGCACCGAGTTTAATGATAGGTGCCGCAGCTGGTGCTGTATTTGGAGGCTTTTCTGCTGAAGTTATTAATTCAGCAATTCCTGGAAATACTGCTGTTGCTCAGCCCCCAGCATATGCTCTG GTTGGAATGGCTGCTACACTAGCATCTGCTTGTTCTGTTCCTTTGACATCGGTTCTACTTCTTTTTGAGCTGACAAAAGATTATAGGATACTGCTTCCACTCATG GGAGCTGTTGGATTGGCAATATGGGTACCCTCAGTGACAAACCGGGTGAAGGAGAGTGAGACACCTGATTCAAGTAAATCAGCAAGAGGATACTCTCCAATTTCACATGCCGGATATGATAATGAAGATAACTGGAGACAAGCCAATGATGGGAATGATTTAGAACTCCGTATTGTTGATGGCACTAATCTTGAACCAATTGATAAGGAACTGCTTCTGGACAATCTTCAG GTTTCTCAGGCCATGTCAAAACAATATCTGAAGGTTTTGTCATCTGCAACCCTGAAAGATGCAATAAAATGCATGCATGACAGCCAGCAGAATTGTGTGCTGGTGGTTGATAAAGAAGATTTTCTAGAAGGAATATTGACAGATGGTGACGTTAAAAGGTGTCTGTCCCAGAAGTCTAATGACACTTCGAATGGCGATTCAGGGATTGTGGAT GCAAACACATGCCTTGTTTCCTCTGTTTGTACTCGAGGGATGAGCTATCGTGGACGAGAGCGAGGAATCTTAACCTGCTATCCAAATA
- the LOC114417445 gene encoding uncharacterized protein At4g26450-like isoform X1 produces MQARQRSPRGFYASEYRQQRDGGLGRGRRGGGDIFVEAGRLAAEYLVSQGLLPPNALPPPPKWQQNHKSPAEGGGRQSALTRLGSVDGRRKLGGFDEFGQKGGGRRRGSFNRSNGMDWGKEHRRNGSWSDRVRAGGGEDDDYESGGFTVRHQGEEDQHQYQYQYQQQHQNSVDDASVKSNSNLNEFVPRSEDGGDLNDKDRDKERVNAEVLEVKPSGVGKDASDVDMEVGVGNDLESVSVGLKEVKDGGSSDDDSERLRNVSAQLSDQENSSSGGVVANLVSLCKSVKVPTRRRSSVTRKNLKAENNPDGSGTAQDVGDLQVAEEVVPENESVKGSSSGDLLGEKSYDIVHVDADVAEVEPVHAAEDVKELDAVCKAGEVQYVTCQSGQDSGFMQDNNQESGATLPEYGGCSSLAEERGEKRVAEDDDDVREDNKKLREWVPSLVPKTGGGGYFLHSNPIEVKESSVEDEISHIDKVTMASDQGSLMSSGSQFTEGGDRPFLQCSEEKPSLLSSFRTCDLNLIEASEVHENHVDHPVLIYPPAVSETKKAVPIDIDLTMSHASVSGKFNTHATNGKEIEVIDLENDDSIQEEKSIDNMDRKTETMFPGLEGFSSHAQNAADMHDVQDGYGLMISELLGPDFPNCSSVPGDINSVHNEMGLQSGTGTLAEDDSIYMSLGELKSLLERFIWRKHYKVFGLVCCLHNAPCILRQPLLSWFGRFNIVI; encoded by the exons ATGCAGGCCAGACAACGGAGTCCGCGAGGGTTTTACGCCTCCGAGTACCGCCAGCAGCGTGACGGAGGGCTCGGGAGAGGCCGGAGAGGCGGCGGCGACATTTTCGTTGAGGCAGGGCGGCTTGCGGCGGAGTATTTGGTCTCCCAGGGGCTGCTGCCGCCCAACGCGCTTCCGCCGCCGCCCAAGTGGCAGCAGAACCATAAGAGTCCGGCGGAGGGCGGCGGGCGGCAGTCGGCCCTGACGCGGCTCGGGAGTGTTGATGGGAGGAGGAAATTGGGTGGGTTTGATGAGTTTGGGCAGAAGGGAGGAGGGAGGAGGAGGGGGAGTTTCAACAGGAGCAATGGGATGGATTGGGGGAAGGAGCATAGGAGGAACGGGTCTTGGTCTGATCGGGTTCGTGCCGGTGGTGGTGAGGATGATGATTATGAGAGTGGTGGATTTACTGTTAGACACCAGGGTGAGGAGGATCAGCACCAGTATCAGTACCAGTACCAGCAGCAGCATCAGAATAGTGTTGATGATGCTTCGGTGAAATCGAATTCGAATTTGAATGAATTCGTGCCAAGGAGTGAGGATGGTGGTGATTTGAATGATAAGGATAGGGATAAGGAGAGGGTGAATGCTGAAGTGTTGGAGGTGAAGCCGAGTGGTGTAGGGAAAGATGCGAGTGATGTGGATATGGAGGTTGGTGTTGGTAATGATTTGGAGAGTGTGAGTGTTGGGCTTAAGGAGGTGAAAGATGGTGGCAGCAGCGACGATGATAGTGAGAGATTGAGGAATGTGTCTGCTCAGTTGAGTGATCAGGAGAATAGTAGCTCTGGTGGGGTTGTTGCTAATTTGGTTTCGCTGTGCAAGTCTGTCAAGGTGCCCACCAGGAGGCGATCTTCGGTTACGCGCAAGAATTTGAAGGCCGAGAACAACCCAGATGGGAGTGGGACTGCACAAGATGTCGGGGATCTTCAAGTAGCTGAGGAAGTGGTGCCTGAAAATGAGTCTGTTAAAGGATCCTCATCGGGTGATTTGCTAggtgagaaaagttatgataTAGTACATGTTGACGCGGACGTTGCCGAGGTGGAACCTGTTCATGCTGCTGAGGATGTGAAAGAATTAGATGCTGTGTGTAAAGCCGGGGAAGTTCAGTATGTAACATGTCAATCTGGTCAGGATAGCGGTTTTATGCAGGATAACAACCAAGAGTCTGGTGCTACACTACCAGAGTATGGAGGTTGCAGTTCCTTGGCTGAGGAACGTGGTGAAAAGCGTGTTGccgaagatgatgatgatgtgagGGAGGACAACAAGAAGCTGAGAGAATGGGTGCCTTCCCTTGTTCCTAAGACTGGAGGTGGGGGATACTTTCTGCATAGTAACCCAATTGAAGTGAAAGAGAGCTCAGTAGAAGATGAAATTTCACATATTGACAAAGTGACCATGGCTTCTGATCAGGGGAGCCTGATGAGTAGTGGTTCTCAGTTCACAGAAGGTGGAGATAGACCCTTTCTTCAATGTTCAGAGGAAAAGCCTTCTTTGCTGAGTTCGTTTAGAACCTGTGATCTGAATCTCATTGAAGCATCTGAAGTGCATGAAAATCATGTTGATCATCCAGTTCTGATTTACCCCCCTGCAGTTTCTGAAACAAAGAAAGCTGTGCCAATTGACATAGATCTGACCATGAGTCATGCTAGTGTATCAGGGAAATTCAATACTCATGCAACAAATGGCAAAGAGATTGAAGTAATTGATTTAGAAAATGATGATTCCATTCAAGAAGAGAAGTCAATCGACAATATGGATAGAAA GACAGAGACTATGTTTCCTGGCCTTGAAGGTTTTTCTAGCCATGCTCAAAATGCTGCTGACATGCATGATGTTCAGGATGGATATGGGCTTATGATATCAGAGTTGCTTGGGCCAGATTTCCCTAACTGTTCTTCAGTACCTGGTGACATAAACTCTGTGCACAATGAAATGGGCCTTCAAAGTGGAACG GGGACACTTGCTGAGGATGATTCCATATATATGTCGCTTGGAGAATTAA
- the LOC114417445 gene encoding uncharacterized protein At4g26450-like isoform X2, with amino-acid sequence MQARQRSPRGFYASEYRQQRDGGLGRGRRGGGDIFVEAGRLAAEYLVSQGLLPPNALPPPPKWQQNHKSPAEGGGRQSALTRLGSVDGRRKLGGFDEFGQKGGGRRRGSFNRSNGMDWGKEHRRNGSWSDRVRAGGGEDDDYESGGFTVRHQGEEDQHQYQYQYQQQHQNSVDDASVKSNSNLNEFVPRSEDGGDLNDKDRDKERVNAEVLEVKPSGVGKDASDVDMEVGVGNDLESVSVGLKEVKDGGSSDDDSERLRNVSAQLSDQENSSSGGVVANLVSLCKSVKVPTRRRSSVTRKNLKAENNPDGSGTAQDVGDLQVAEEVVPENESVKGSSSGDLLGEKSYDIVHVDADVAEVEPVHAAEDVKELDAVCKAGEVQYVTCQSGQDSGFMQDNNQESGATLPEYGGCSSLAEERGEKRVAEDDDDVREDNKKLREWVPSLVPKTGGGGYFLHSNPIEVKESSVEDEISHIDKVTMASDQGSLMSSGSQFTEGGDRPFLQCSEEKPSLLSSFRTCDLNLIEASEVHENHVDHPVLIYPPAVSETKKAVPIDIDLTMSHASVSGKFNTHATNGKEIEVIDLENDDSIQEEKSIDNMDRKTETMFPGLEGFSSHAQNAADMHDVQDGYGLMISELLGPDFPNCSSVPGDINSVHNEMGLQSGTGTLAEDDSIYMSLGELSFLRPWEQPPSQDYQKHF; translated from the exons ATGCAGGCCAGACAACGGAGTCCGCGAGGGTTTTACGCCTCCGAGTACCGCCAGCAGCGTGACGGAGGGCTCGGGAGAGGCCGGAGAGGCGGCGGCGACATTTTCGTTGAGGCAGGGCGGCTTGCGGCGGAGTATTTGGTCTCCCAGGGGCTGCTGCCGCCCAACGCGCTTCCGCCGCCGCCCAAGTGGCAGCAGAACCATAAGAGTCCGGCGGAGGGCGGCGGGCGGCAGTCGGCCCTGACGCGGCTCGGGAGTGTTGATGGGAGGAGGAAATTGGGTGGGTTTGATGAGTTTGGGCAGAAGGGAGGAGGGAGGAGGAGGGGGAGTTTCAACAGGAGCAATGGGATGGATTGGGGGAAGGAGCATAGGAGGAACGGGTCTTGGTCTGATCGGGTTCGTGCCGGTGGTGGTGAGGATGATGATTATGAGAGTGGTGGATTTACTGTTAGACACCAGGGTGAGGAGGATCAGCACCAGTATCAGTACCAGTACCAGCAGCAGCATCAGAATAGTGTTGATGATGCTTCGGTGAAATCGAATTCGAATTTGAATGAATTCGTGCCAAGGAGTGAGGATGGTGGTGATTTGAATGATAAGGATAGGGATAAGGAGAGGGTGAATGCTGAAGTGTTGGAGGTGAAGCCGAGTGGTGTAGGGAAAGATGCGAGTGATGTGGATATGGAGGTTGGTGTTGGTAATGATTTGGAGAGTGTGAGTGTTGGGCTTAAGGAGGTGAAAGATGGTGGCAGCAGCGACGATGATAGTGAGAGATTGAGGAATGTGTCTGCTCAGTTGAGTGATCAGGAGAATAGTAGCTCTGGTGGGGTTGTTGCTAATTTGGTTTCGCTGTGCAAGTCTGTCAAGGTGCCCACCAGGAGGCGATCTTCGGTTACGCGCAAGAATTTGAAGGCCGAGAACAACCCAGATGGGAGTGGGACTGCACAAGATGTCGGGGATCTTCAAGTAGCTGAGGAAGTGGTGCCTGAAAATGAGTCTGTTAAAGGATCCTCATCGGGTGATTTGCTAggtgagaaaagttatgataTAGTACATGTTGACGCGGACGTTGCCGAGGTGGAACCTGTTCATGCTGCTGAGGATGTGAAAGAATTAGATGCTGTGTGTAAAGCCGGGGAAGTTCAGTATGTAACATGTCAATCTGGTCAGGATAGCGGTTTTATGCAGGATAACAACCAAGAGTCTGGTGCTACACTACCAGAGTATGGAGGTTGCAGTTCCTTGGCTGAGGAACGTGGTGAAAAGCGTGTTGccgaagatgatgatgatgtgagGGAGGACAACAAGAAGCTGAGAGAATGGGTGCCTTCCCTTGTTCCTAAGACTGGAGGTGGGGGATACTTTCTGCATAGTAACCCAATTGAAGTGAAAGAGAGCTCAGTAGAAGATGAAATTTCACATATTGACAAAGTGACCATGGCTTCTGATCAGGGGAGCCTGATGAGTAGTGGTTCTCAGTTCACAGAAGGTGGAGATAGACCCTTTCTTCAATGTTCAGAGGAAAAGCCTTCTTTGCTGAGTTCGTTTAGAACCTGTGATCTGAATCTCATTGAAGCATCTGAAGTGCATGAAAATCATGTTGATCATCCAGTTCTGATTTACCCCCCTGCAGTTTCTGAAACAAAGAAAGCTGTGCCAATTGACATAGATCTGACCATGAGTCATGCTAGTGTATCAGGGAAATTCAATACTCATGCAACAAATGGCAAAGAGATTGAAGTAATTGATTTAGAAAATGATGATTCCATTCAAGAAGAGAAGTCAATCGACAATATGGATAGAAA GACAGAGACTATGTTTCCTGGCCTTGAAGGTTTTTCTAGCCATGCTCAAAATGCTGCTGACATGCATGATGTTCAGGATGGATATGGGCTTATGATATCAGAGTTGCTTGGGCCAGATTTCCCTAACTGTTCTTCAGTACCTGGTGACATAAACTCTGTGCACAATGAAATGGGCCTTCAAAGTGGAACG GGGACACTTGCTGAGGATGATTCCATATATATGTCGCTTGGAGAATTAA